tctcaatgctcctgcacctctcactgctcctgatcctctcactgctcctgctcctctcactgctcctgcacctctcaatgctcctgcacctctcactgctcctgatcctctcactgctcctgatcctctcactgctcctgatcctctcactgctcctgcacctctcactgctcctgatcctctcactgctcctgcacctctcactgcacctgatcctctcactgctcctgcacctctcactgcacctgctcctctcactgctcctgatcctctcactgctcctgatcctctcactgctcctgcacctctcactgctcctgatcctctcactgctcctgctcctctcactgctcctgctcctctcactgctcctgcatctctcactgctcctgctcctctcactgctcctctcactgcatctctcacttctcctgcatctctcactgctcctgctcctctcactgctcctgctcctctcactgctcctgcatctctcactgctcctgctcctctcactgctcctctcactgcatctctcactgctcctgatcctctcactgctcctctcactgcatctctcactgctcctctcactgcatctttcactgctcctgctcttctccctgggccccttgctcttactcttcctcgtccatacattacagtgtttgtctttttctgtttctgtttccaaaaatagcACTCTTCAAaatcctccttttattgtataagagtcaatgtaatagaaaaaaataactcctgccattgagtctaagccagattggaatcagttgtggttggcccaatttacacaacataaatcagctaaaatatattgtttttgaactgatatcatcgcggaagcagaggtttttatactgtatctaaggtttggaacattgtttttgctattgtgggatgttgtgtgttaacatttgtaaatactacaaaaacgatccataattttgttgggaggtatagcttgtctgttcagaaaatgtaagcattgtggaaatgtgttcaatgactccatattgtgtgaaaacgacatgaaatgtgtgaatggtatggccacaatagacagatgctgtgctaattgtgtttagagttttgaaaatgtgacaactgcttcgacaaatgcttgttagcgactgaaaaaaaactataatgaGAAAAGCATATaattattaagataaaaaaaaatcactgacagTTTTAATTCCTACTTAATGATTCATATAATGACATATTGTAAATGaagaagaagaaccagctgtcttcaaccatcctggtgaacttttaccggtgtgcgatcgagagcatcctgaccagttgcatcacagtctggtatgggaactgttcagtggctgaccgcaaggcactgcagagggtggtgaaaactgcccaacaaatcacagggacaccacttcctgctcttgaggacatccagaggaaacgctgtctacgtcgagctcgcagcattctcaaggactgctctcaccctgaccatgaactgtttaacctcctcccctccggaaggcatttcaggagcctccggacaaggaccacaagattcaggaacagctttttccctaaagctgtctccttgctgaactctgccctctgacacccctcaacacccacTCAAaccacacacatagactcctccccctcttcaacactgtgactgatttattaatttattcacatcaagcaaaaaaacagtaacttgttattacttgcactactgtctgttcatccagaaacactgtataatccatttgcacactgtaatattttctatgcactttactgtccattgcaatactgtaaattatgttcatagttctgcctacagtgtacatacacttttacatagcccatctgtatagtatgttcatagtacacctatctgtatatcgtgcttatagtatttaatatctgtaaattatgtccataatacttacctgtatagttattgtacatattatagacctttattatgtacttactgcttattgcacttctggttagatgctaactgcatttcgttgccttgtacctacatgtgcagtgacaataaagttgaatcaaatctaatctaatctaaatacAATTTATCCACCACCTGGTAAGAACAACACTAAACatgaattacaattaatttagcatataatgtttatttaaacaccTTTTTggagatttgtaacatttaataaaaacatgttaaaaaatcccacaaaaatgttaattgtatttaaattaaataaatgttaattgtatttaaattgtatttaaacagTTAACTCTTAGTTAACTGATCGGCTGACTGCTCCGAAGTGAATCAACAAAGTTGCTGAAAACTGccagaaggtgtgtgtgtgtgtgtgtgtgtgtgtgtgagcagcatGGGGAGGTCTTTTCCTCTGCATGATTGGGCCATTGAAGCTGATTAAGATCTCTTTGAagcgtgaaaaaaataaataaattgccaagtatggtaacccatgcAGGGAAATTGTGGCCTAGTggtaagagagtttgactcctaaagttgtgagttcgagtctttcactccccccacctacaactacTGCTGGCACTGAGACTCGTACCAGCATCCTtggggttacaagtccaacttgCTAaccaaccattaggccacagctgcccccaaAACTGCATTGCATTGGCTGAGAAACCATCATGGGTGTACCTCATGGGCAACAATGAGATGACCCCCCAAACAGGAATGGTTTTACAGGTGGATGCCACTGTCATTTTTTTCCTTACTCGTCTTTTCTGACTGTTTTTCATTAGTTTGACATTTGGTTCGGGTAAGTTTCGCTACTGGTAGCATCACTGCTGGACCCTACAGATGTTTCACAGGCAGTCAAACTCCTCCAGGATAAAACATCAATATGTGCCATTGCCAGAAGGTTCTCAAGAGCATGGAGGAGATTCCAAGAGACAGTCAGTTACTCTTGGAGAGCTGGAAAGAGCTGCAGAAGCTCCTTAACCCATCAGCCCATCATCAGTATCTGCTCCTTTGGGCAAGGAGGAAGGTACTgcagaaaacaacaacattatgtaATATAGGACTGGCCTGCTGTATCATTTTTTCCTCTTTGATTTTCGTTGTGTCTTTTGAATTCAGTCCTATGTAGGTTAATAGGTTGATCATTTTAATTTCCATCAAACAATGTGGCATCCTTTCCTTCCTAACACTTTAcccagtccatatcagtatcggTATCCAGCATGATGCTTTTTCCTCTTTGAGATCTGATGTGTTTTTAAAGTGTTCCTTTTAATTTTTTGAACAGTGTATATTTGACTACCTAAAAATTCAATTTTATCATTTTGATGATACTATTTTCTTAACAtggtaaaaaattataaaaagggaGGGCTGCGACCAGTGTTGGgtcgtttacaaaaaaaaaaaaaaaagagatccactacaaattactaattacttctttaaaattgtaatttgattgCATTAtggattattgcatttaaaaaagtaatcagattactaattactttaaaCTTTAGCCTATTTTTCTTGTTTGCATTTATCAAACCTAAATACACTTCAAAGATAAACTCATGgttctttcattaatttaataatgactGAAAAATACACAAGTAGCCTATTATTTTTATAACCTTCACTCCCAATATCTacacaacattttttgttttgtaaaataaataatacaaatagggTGAGCTTTTTTGTATTCAGTCTCTGTCAATATCTTCCTGAAACGatctaaaatgaaagaaaaagaccCGAGAAATACAGTAGTATATCTAAAAAAAGCTTGAAGTTTCTATTATTAAATGAAGTAAGTCAtgtcgaaaacaaatattctctaaTCCGTGTGAAATCAATGTAATGTAGCTACAGTACAGTCTTTCCCGTCTGAGCTCACCTATAATGTATCCGTGCACATCACGCGCTATAATCATTTATGCGCAATTGCGAAACCAGGCTTGTAATGCgggaacattataaatgtccacATCACCTCcgtgtacaaaaaaaataataataataataataaaaataaaaataataataataataatcacatttttcgtttttgtaattaaagtgaaTTTAACTGTGACGCCGACGTGTCTTAATGCAGATGATCTCATTTTGATGAGTCATTTACTTTTACTTATATCAGTGTTACTGTGACATAAACTTGTACACATTCACTTGTTGGAATGTTCCCAAACTATAATGCCAGACTTAAATATGCTGAgtgcaacattttgaaatatgattcATACGAACTATAAAAAAACGACCTTTCATTGCATCTAAATGGTGTAGGATTTGAATGCAGTTTGTCACATTCTCCAGTGATTAATTAAAGGGCATACTGACacgcaaaacatgatttttactttagACTTTTTAACTCTACATTTGTAACTTAAGTAACGTAATTTTATTGGCATGagtaactgtaattaaatcatatatttaaaatgtaacacattactttaATGCGTTACAGTAACGCGTTATCCCCAACTCTGGTTGCGACACATCCTAGTGAAGATGTTGATGAATCAAAGTGTGTTCATCATTTATTTGGTTTTTCCATCATGGACGCTGAACCGCCGAGCATATttatctttattcatttttaaatagaaaatcgaatgaccaaaagatacacggacctTCTTTGTACCGATTGTTTTCTCATTTTGCATCGTTCCAGCGGTGCTGAAGTTCTGAGAAGTCGAgacaggcttttattttgaaacggTGTTCGGTGTTCGGTGTTTGGTGGTCTCCGCACTTCAGAGGAACAGTCGCGAATCACCCAAAGCGCGTAAAGACCCTGCTGTATCCGCGGACATCTGCGTCCTCTGACCCCGCGTGACTCTGGAGTATCCACGCGGGATTGTTAGTGTGTGTAAGAGTTAtacatagagagagacagagaaagagggaaagcagtaaagaagaagaagaagaagaagaaggaggaggaggaggccacTCCTTTGATAAACTGTGCAAACGCAAACAAGCTCGCTCCATGCAGTTGCTTCTGGCTTATATTTACACTCAGCAGATGTGTTTGGATTGATACATCACTAGAGCTGTGAGTTTGGGTCGTCTGGACAGTCTGGAGTCATCATTATTCCCGAGTCGGATCTTCAAAGAGGAAACAATGTATCGTTAACCTGGTAACACACGAATACAGGTGACCAAATTACTAACAGCTCTTTTAGTAGCACGGTATCATCCGAAGAGTCAGCTAAATATAACAGTAATCACGTCTGTATATGCTCTTACTGTCTGATAAATAACTAATATCACAGTATTGttattggtaacacttttacAGTGTCCTGGTTATATGTTACATCTGTAAAAACAACGGAGTATAATGACCACCatctaaccctaaaccaaaccctaacctTACACACTTTAATACTTATTAATACTTCTCTCACAAGATTTTGGATTGAATTACCACAATATGTTGGTTCCTTGGGATTATTTGAAGGAACTTGGAGTAGCATCCAAatgaatttataataataaataaactgcacTTTTTGCAGTTACCCTTACAAAAAGTATGGTGATAGATATTGATTGTAACATTTTACTCTGATGTCTAAGCCTTACCCTCCattatttttggtaacactttgttttaggtgtccttgttacacagtactattataataacaatatatgaTGCATAATTACAAGTAACACTAATCCGAACCCTAATTCTAACCCTAACCGTAcatatagtaagtgcatgtagttaattaatctCACCTCGTACTTACATGTATAGTTACACTGTCACAAGGAGGCCTTAACCATATTTTGGTGGTTAAGAGCTTAAACAGACGGACTGCAGCACATGTAATCCTGTGTGAAAGGTTGTGCGATGTGTGTAAATTGACCATGAACAGATGGGCTTCTTTGAAGTTTTGGTGCTCCGAGAGAGTTTCACACATttgtcttgtgtgtgtttgttttctgtcCAGCTGCTGTATATAGCCCCGTGCACTctgtatatcacacacacacttccttggTTACGTGGATCTCAGAGCCATGGCCCTTCAGACATCCTGACCTCATAAACACCCGGCCGGAACGAACACTGGGATCCGGCTTTTGTTCTAAAAGCAGAACCAATAGGAAGGAAGGAAATCTAATCTAGACAGTGAAATGCTCgcttaacatatttaaaaatatggctTACGATGATCTTTAAATGTAGaagtcaaattaaattaataaaatgttcagtGGAGAAAATGTTTATATGATTTAAAAGTGTTAGTGCATTAAAACAATACTATTGAaggaattaaatacaattaagaaCATGATTGGAAAGATCGGATGTGGTTGAATCTAATTTTAGCTGTTTAAGGCCATAGTTTTGCcggtttattttattaaaggtgccatagaatgcattgatacaatccaatttaattacaatttaaattcttCTCTGATGTCCTGAGTGTGTTTAggaagttttatctcaaaataccccacagatattttttttatagcttgttgaaatggccacttttagggtatgagccataccgtgtatgtcccctttaaatgaaaatgagctggtgctccctCTTCCCTTTTCAGACGAGTGTGGAGATTTAAGAGCTCATGCTCGCGGGCACACCACCGGTGTTACGGTTCAACTGCTGGTGACCGTGTTACTGACCTCACATTGCTTTCAAATGCAATTTCTgactaccacattcctatttcAGATCATTCTGGAAGCACGTGAAgacagcattagtgaaaacagacagagacagtgggagctttagcaacattagccttacagagagccaagaagctcttttggaCAACAAAATATGATGCTTACTATGTCTGTAGTCTGGATGTTTACGCACAAAGCGCTGGtatcgatccctctttcagaGGCAATCTTTTCACAACTCCAGCTGAACTGACCCTCATTTGTCTcagtaaaatgttagcacaagtgtatatgtattttactttttttttttcggaacaATTCCTTTGAAAATTTTCTTTTGGAAATGTCCTGAATTGGCCTGTGGAGACTCCTATGTTCTTTGGTGCATCCCAACGCATGACACCTGTAATGTCTGTTTAGTGCTGATGTTGTATCttcagcagctacagcaagagaacagtaatgatgGAGCGCTGCtcctcactcagggctgtgtatgTGTTAATAGTGCCGAGAGCGTCACAAATGAGCGGGACTTTCCAGAGGATGATGTCATAGTAGTGAGAAATCTGGAACTGCTCGTGTGGAGAGACGGTTCATGAATTATTAGGATTAAAAAACTatgagtgagtggatttttaccatttataggctggttgttttcacacactgcagccacacaactgttcaaacactgtgatttttgcattctatggcacctttaaggctGATCGTGTGAAAGACTCGTCTGTTATTGTTGTCTACGGTTGGCTGCTGTATTTAGTTTCCCAGCAGAAACGCGGGAGGCCTTGGTAATGTAACCTAATATGTAAGCGCTACTGTTGTGCTGCTCTCTATTCAGCCCTCTTGGACATGTTCACGATCCCTGCCGCAGACAAATCTGtcgtcttctgtagagctgcttatgTCTGAAGTGAACTAGTTTCAAAGCTGGTGAACTGAAGTGAATCAAACCCTGAAGTGACAGGAGCGGTCAGCTGATGTAGAGCTGAGATCACTTCAGATCTGATGAGGTTTGCAGCATTCGCTCTGTTACCGAACTCAATTGATTTGAGCTGCATAGTGGCTGTATTATCTTCCGTAGAGCTGCTTTCAAGTTGTTTCCTAAGTGGATTTGGCCAGATTAACActtgttttcctgtttattactgtgacTGGATTAACTTCAGTTGTCCTGGCAGATTTAGCCAGTTTGCAGGGTTATAATTGTTGAATGCAGTGttgattttaagtttttttaaggCTAAAAGCTTTTAATGGAGACCAAAAGAAGGAGAGaacttattttcttttcttgtggACTTCTTTTCATGACAGTTCAACAAATGTTCTCCCTAATTCTcattactataaaataaacaaataactttttaatatttaatatataattaaaagctAGTATCGTTATGGTAGTATTTGTTGTACTTCCTTCAACTTAACTGATTTAAATGTTGCATCCTTGGATTATATAACTCATGGTCACCATTCAGAATAGTAGAAATTCAAAGTCAATGTCAATGATGTCAACAGATGTGCTGATGTGATCACAACTGATCTGTCTACTGCTTTCCTCAGAGAGGCTGGAGTTGAGAAGATCCTAGAGCAGCACTAAGCTGGGCCGAAGTCACGTGAAGGCGCAGAGCtgccccccacacacacacacatcgcagTCATGCTGGAGGAGGACATGGAAGTGGCCATcaaggtggtggtggtggggaacGGAGCGGTCGGGAAGTCCAGTATGATCCAGCGATACTGCAAGGGCATCTTCACGAAGGACTACAAAAAGACCATCGGGGTTGACTTTCTGGAAAGACAGATCATGTAAGCATGCTTTTACGCTTCAGTCGGGTCGCCTTGAAATGTGGCACTCTCTGCTTTCTGGCTGTCAATCAAGACATTTTATTTAAGCTGATGGGCAAGGCTATCTTGAATTAAATAATCAACACATTTAAAGAGATTTAAGGAAATAAAGAAGAAGAGTAGAAAATAATTTTGTTCAGAATCAATTTGAAATATTTggaaataatactttttattttttaaatatgcacacaTTCAGGGCTTATCTTGGCTTAATAATACACCAAATCAGctccatttaagtttttttttttttttcttttttttttttgcattgcattttgattatgaatacaaaaaaatcaagtaaataaGAAATACTGCGTTGTTTAACATTTCATTCGTAACCGTAgtcaaatatgaaatgttaagCTACCTTACATATAACATTGCACTCTTTCACCATTAAATCTGAGGCATCAGATTTGTATCAGTCTCTGTTAAAATAAAACTCCACCTTCTTTGATTTGGGtcgggatgggtaccgaaactgGTACCTATGAAACCGGTATGAACCGAACAGAATCTGAATgcagatttcggtgcctcttaaatgTCTGAGCGatcaattgaaatatttttcCTATGTGTACACTATAAAGTAAGTAAGTATCTAGACGTACATGTGCTATCTGGGTATacttactttatacatacactactgtgcaaaagtcttaggcacgttagtattttcacccaaaagatataaataacaggCTTAAaaccttttttggggtgaatacTAATGtccctaagacttttgcacagtattgtactttacaaatgacattgttgctactttataaagaatgagcatccagtcattcacagaactgattaaagacagtgacagacagcactcatcttaactaaatatcagagagagtgacagagatacagtattATGTGTGGTTCTGTATTAAACAATCACTTAGATCATGAGTCAGTTATTAGGCTTAGAGTAAGGGtagcttgggaaatgagagcatccaaggagcgtgtgaaagctatggatttattagaaatatttgtaatgttctttaatgttatccatagctTTTTGTGgctgtcttttattttaaaagtatcggtTTAGGCACTGGTATCGTTAAAACACAATCGATACCCAATCCTAAATTTGAGTCCTTTTGACATGGGTGAGTGCTGAGGCAGACCAGATTAAGATGAGATGTTAATCATCTTGTGACGGCAAATATAGCTCTGAGTAATGAGTGCAGCAGAACGGCGTCTAATCATGTCTGTGCTACAGTAGTAATGGAGGGCTTGTAGAGATCTACTGTGCTGTACATTTACATTATGGACACGTGAGAGTGACAGAGAAACAGAACAACGTGAAAATGTCCTGAACGTGTAAAAAGTGAACTGAAAACgagcattttaaaatagaatatacTATAATTACATGTACTTAATTTTTGGAGTCCAGTCATTACCCTGCACTGACTACACAGTAGGTACAGTATTCCCCTCATTCATACAAACAAAGCCTGGATCATTCACAGCTTTAAACAGAAATAAATGCCAGTAAATCTGgttcatgtttgtaataaacatttAGAACAAGAAAACTTCCTGTCTGCATTTAAAAACGAAGTCTGATAAAAAGCATGCGGTGACGATCAGGCAGCTCCTTGGGAAAGAAGATCATCTGGCTTTTTTTAGCAGTAGTTCCTGGATCACAGTCTCTTTCTAATATAACGCGAGACGTGTTATCGGCAGTTTACTGGTTGTACTCTTAAAGCGAAAAGAGGAACAAAATAGTTCCCAGCGGCTTCATCTGTTTCAGTGCTTAGTCAAACTGAGAATGAAAGCAGATGTGAATTGCAGCTGTAAGTCAAATTAGTTTCATCCAATGGTTTCACGTAATTCAtgtgttttaatacatttcaagAGTCTGTTAGATATTAGGCCAACACatttgtttgcctgcgtttcagaGTTAATGGCGAGGACGTCAGGCTGATGTTGTGGGACACGGCGGGACAGGAGGAGTTTGATGCCATCACCAAGGCCTATTACAGAGGTGAGAGTGTCAGAAACGCTGTGCACGTGTGTTTGTCTGTGAGCTTGAGCGAGTGTGTGACGTGTGTTTGGTCCTGCAGGCGCTCAGGCCTGTGTCCTGGTCTTCTCCACCACCGACAGAGACTCCTTCGAGGCCATCAGCAGCTGGAGGGAGAAGGTGGAGACGGAGGTCGGGGACATACCCACCGTCCTGGTGCAGAACAAGATCGATCTGCTGGACGACACCGTTATCAAAAAGTAAGACTGAAAGAATCGTTAATGCACAGTGTCAGCGACTGTAGAGACCGATGTGGTTAAAggatacattcattcattcatatcgtTATCGCAATAAATATCAGAAATGATCATGATATATTTTTAAGCCCATATCACCCATCCCTAGTGTAAATGTAGATATCTGTAGGAAAATGACTAATCGAttcactagataagacccttattcctcagaTAGGATCGTGCACTGCTCTTTGAAGCTGCATTTTTAGCCTTCACTCCATTGAGCAccactgaagtccactatatggagaaaaatcatggaatgttttactcaaaaatcttaattttttcttTCCAACTGAAGAATGaaaatcttggatgacatgggggtaaaCTGTCAGGAAATGTTTATTCTGGAAGGGATCTTTTAATGCATTGGTCTCAagctcagttcctggagggccacagctctgcacagtttagctcctGATCCAGCTAATtcagctgtggccctccaggaactgagtttgagaccactgctaTACTGTAAATTTTTCTGTGTCCTGTCTTCAGTGAAGAGGCTGAAGGTCTCGCTAAAAAGCTGAAGTTGAGATTCTATCGGACGTCAGTGAAAGAAGACCTCAACGTCAGTGAAGGTGTGTGATATAGCATTTGTGTTCATGAAACTGATttgtgatcaactgtaaaataacCCCTTTTTGTTATGTTGTAGTTTTTAAGTATCTTGCTGACAAATATCTGCAACGACTCAAGCAGCAGTCAGCAGAGGGGACCGAGGTTGTTCATTCATCCAGCAATAAAataggtaagattttttttaacttttattaggGACAGGAATTAGACATTGCATGATCCAATCTGATTTCCATTCTTGGAATCACGATATTgatctacattttttttcttattaattattTAGCTTATTGACTTTAAAGTGCCTCTGTAAGCGGTTATGaaagtttattatatttttggttttgtgagtccccaacaacaggttgacatgcatgcaaagtcaaaaaacactttcattgtcttatagtatgcatttatttttactttacttgCTCAGACTCTCAAACGATTTGTTTCCCAAACCCCTTCTTGGCATGACGCAAGCTGATTGGTCCACATcttgcctgtaatgcctgataaagcagtgtttgtgagtgcagtgctgctttgtgtacagggTTACCAGagaaaacacaattttttccACCCCAAAAGCaacacctagtggcaaagaattgATATGCTAAcataaatatgctaataattCGTGTTGACTTCAACATGAAACTGCTTGGGATTTGATTTAAACGATTCCGAGTGGACTCATTCTTTTAAAAGAGACAGTAACTTTATAcatggtgcactttcagatttaaaacttggcaggatgttttcatttacttagaGCTGTTTTACACACTGCATGGAAGGTAATGTTCAAAAAaccataatggggcactttaaaaaatgtatctgttcatttttattaaattaccatAGGTGTGCTACTATTTGaagtaattataaataataaccaAATGTAGCTTCAAGCAAATATAAAGAAGcacaagcaataaaaaaaagtgctttcaGTATCTTGAGAGTGTATCACCGTTACAGCGTTTTCTCCTTTTCTCAGCGTAGATGCTATTTGATTGTTACTGATGACATGAAATACTtattctattcatttttattacaacACTTCTACACTGTTAATTTCAGTTTAGCTTTAGCATGACTTCTTTCGATTGTCGTGACACATTTCTTACTCCTTCAGGTGTTTTCAACACTAGCGGCGGCAGTCATCCCAACCAGACCGCCGGCGATCTGAACGGCCGTGAGGTCATAAACCTGCGCCCAAACAAGCAGAGGACCAAGAAAACAAAAAAGCCCTTCGGTAGCTGCAGACTGCTCTGATTCACGTGTGCCTGGCAGGGAACCAGAGGCTTCATTAGCGCTAATGAGAGTGGAAGAGAAGGAGGTGTGCAATCCAGAGCAGATCTGTCATGATCAGTTCATCATGGGCTTCTGCTGACGGACACGGCTAGTGTTTCACAGAATCAGTAAATTGGAGGTCTGTTGAGCTATTTTTGTATTGAGTATTGATGAGTAGGCCCAAATCTTTTGGACACTGCCCTTCCTCACATTTGAACAACAGTTGTGACTCAAAATTTAGATGAAAAGCCAATATATTTTCTCACAGTCAAATATTTGGTGAGTTATTCCTTGTGGTACACAGCAGGGTAATTTTCTCTGATGAGAGTAAAACACTTAGGATTTCTAACACACCATTTGTGCATTTGGACTCCTCATCGTTAGTGCAGTATGTTTGTATCGATGGAGGTGCATCATTTGTGTCACAATCTTCCCTTAAAAGTTATgttcatttgttgtttcttatatGAACGTCGTCACAAGTTTCAATCCGTATGTTCTTATAGGTATTTTT
This window of the Carassius gibelio isolate Cgi1373 ecotype wild population from Czech Republic chromosome B13, carGib1.2-hapl.c, whole genome shotgun sequence genome carries:
- the LOC127969657 gene encoding ras-related protein Rab-23, producing MLEEDMEVAIKVVVVGNGAVGKSSMIQRYCKGIFTKDYKKTIGVDFLERQIIVNGEDVRLMLWDTAGQEEFDAITKAYYRGAQACVLVFSTTDRDSFEAISSWREKVETEVGDIPTVLVQNKIDLLDDTVIKNEEAEGLAKKLKLRFYRTSVKEDLNVSEVFKYLADKYLQRLKQQSAEGTEVVHSSSNKIGVFNTSGGSHPNQTAGDLNGREVINLRPNKQRTKKTKKPFGSCRLL